Part of the Mangifera indica cultivar Alphonso chromosome 4, CATAS_Mindica_2.1, whole genome shotgun sequence genome, caaaatcatacatcctgaaaaaataaataacatcatATATATTCATGTACGAACTACAAAGGCAATACACAAACGTAGAACATAATTCGACGTAGTTTACGAAAAAAGAGGACCTGATCATTTGTTGGACGACGGAGAGGGGGAAATCGAGGTTTCCAACTGCCAAGGCGCACTGATCGCAGAAACCACACGTCGGTTGgtattttggttaaaaaaattgtaaggaTATGAATAGATTTGAAAGAGTAGTCAAACCTTGAGTTGAACTTCTGTGATGTTGCCGGTTTTCCCCGAGTCAACTTGGTCGAACCACTCTCTGAGAATCGCCGCGTTCTCCATTTTCCGTTCGAGTTGACTCGGTTGCCACGCCACGTGGTTTAGATATAAAGGTCTGTCGAATACTTCAGCCTCGCGTAAATATCGTTTACCTCTCAAAAGTTTGGGATTATTAAAAGACCCctttagttttgaaattttatctacTTTCCCCTCTATTTGGTTACACTTTTGAACCAACTAATACAAATTATGATTATAGACTTAACCTAAATAAAGTTATCactcaataaaactatttatacccATATcctatatgtaatttaaatatataatattataatatcatataattaaataattttaaataaataattatatattttgaataatagtTAAGATCTTCAGTTTTCGATTAccgaataaattatttaatgaaaatagaTTATCATTCCATTCATCTCAAAATTTCTATGTTCAACACTGATTAACATGATaacatatgatttatttatatataatattactcataaaattatatttatcaaattttaaatatataaattatctacTCATATGATGATAgattatttgattattcaaaTATAAGTGTACATAACTTTGTTTATTGAAAATAGGTGATTGTCCACAAGTATCTATCTAATgcataagttttaaatttttaaattcagacctattatcattatttttagaagaaaaatctaTTAATGGAGATAAATGATTGTGAAATTCGTTAAAAAGATTCATATTGATGACAATGAATCTAATACGATGACAAAGTTGCTAGCTATTGTAAGACTCCTTGTATGTAAAAGAGTCACAAGTATAATCGATCTTCCCACTTGCACGCGAAGGAAAGAACTATTAAGGGATACTATTCACGCATAGTGATCGAattatgtatcgtatcatatattaaaaacttaattttttgtattgttatcaagtatcgtattatattatatgataaagtttttaaaaaataaaataataaaaaatttaattaatatgatatcattttagaaaatattataaatactcttaaaattttaatattttttatatacacatttattacatcataattttatttaaaaagtgtattgattatatcatatgatacgtttattatatcatatttattcaatatactttatgatatatattattttttatttatattatatcatattttataaaatacatattatacaTCATTCGCTAGTAATAACTGTATACCCAAAGGGTGgaatataaagaaatagaaagGAGATGCGAGTAAAAGGCTTCCTGCAAAAGCTTTAAGCAGCGAGAGACTGAAAATTACGGATGTCGACAAGAAGATAATTATTAGAAGATGGATAATGGAGAAACAAAGAGAGAAACgatagaaaaagagaaaagctATGAGGGGTTTCAGTAATAGAAAGAAAGTAGAAATAGTTGTTGAATGCGAAATTTGTGCAGAAGAAAAACTaatgtttctttctttgtatTCTTGATATGTCTTTGTTAATGTTATTGATGATTCTAAGAGGGATCTGGTCGAGAGTATTACCAGAAATCTATATGATTTCGATAATCTTTCATTATAGATATTATAGATTAGTAAGCTAatctccattttgttttagaacaAATTCTGGGTATAAAAGATTTTGCTTGATTGAGTTCAGAAATCCTTCTATAAGATCCTTAAAAGGTTGTTACTGTTTAAAAAATGCTCTTTGATGTAAAAGATCAGAGACTTGATCTAAAATTCATGTTTACTCATAAGCATGATTGAATATCATGACGCTAATATTCACACGGTTTCAGAGTAGACAAACAAACAAACGGAATTAGCAACAAAAGGCAGTCACAGGCAACTTCTGTTGCTCATCTCCACACAAAACAAACAGCATATCATCAAAGCTACGGCTCTACAATCAATCATCTAAGAGAAACTGGGCAGGTTCAATTTTTGCTGCATAGCCAAACTTGCTTGTGCAATACTTCCGATATACTCCAGTTAGCTTCCCCTTTCCGGCCTTCTGGTGTAACGTAACCATCAGTCTCGAGCATTCCCTTTTGGCATACACACAAAAGAGCAttatatcatttcattaatattgCGTTTGAGTCAAATTGAGTGTGTTGAGAAACAATATGTGAGACTAAATTACTCACAAGAGCTGATCTTCTGAGTAGTTTGTATGCCACTGGCTTGTTTTAGTCCATTCCTTAAACTGGTAGAGGCTGCACTGAGCCGTGTAAATTGCTGCAGCAGCAAGCAAAGATGGTGGAAACTTGATCATATCATACTCCACCAGGCATAGCTCAATGTTGAAGAATGATAGAAGCTCAAGCTGGTTTGATTCGTAAGCAGATCAGATCAGCCTTATCATgtgtttcaaatatataaatgaaagagTTCAATTTAGAGAAAATCTTTTACAACCTTTCTGTCAGATTGTGCAGCCTTGAGAAATCTCCTCATGAACACATAAGGGGTTGGCACAGATAAGTTGAATTGTAAACTGTTCACCATTAGTTTCTCCTATAGCGGGAATGAACATTCAAAATCCAGTTAAAATTGGAAAGCATAAAAATTTACTCAAAAGGATCAACAAATGGAAAAACTAATTACCATATCAAGAACTTCTTTTCTTGTATAAGCATTATCTGATATCAGGACAAAGTCCTCTACAATGGGGACAGAGACCTCCTCATACTTGCATGCCAATAGCATAGCTGTCATGCCGACTAATTGAAGCTTCTTTCTGACCACTGATTGCTTCTCTAAAAATCTGTCTAAGATATTGACTGTAAGGAACAATGTCTCATCCATAAGTTCAAATTTGTAGTGAACCTGTAAATTTTTTGGTCAAGCCTATTATTAGTCCTCAGTAGTGTAAGTGAGACAAGGAAGcagatttatttgatatatctatTACCTCTATAAGCCAATCAATGAGTATAGCTCTCATTTTCTCATTAATGTCAGCTTGATTGTCCATGTAATTAGGATAAACACAACTAGAAATCTGCAAAAAATGACTACAATTCAGTATATCAAACATTAATTGGCCAATATTCAATAAAGGCAACTCTTCCCAATTTGACAAAGGgctaaaattttacaatttacaaCTTGTTTAATATCTAATAGCCAAATACCTCACTTTTGCTGTAAAAAGCATAGATGTCATCTACATATTCAACAACTGCAAGTGGATTTTGTGAATCTCTGCTGTCAATGTCCACAATGGGGTCCTCAAAATCCTCCATTTCATCAACATCCTAGAGACATAAGTACATGGCATTAAtgtatgatattattttggccattaaaaaatatttattttagacaaGAGCCTAGGCAGGATCATATACCATTCTATCAATCTCATCAAGAAATGCTTCTGTGTGCCTCACACACATTGGGACCCCAACATCGctgtcatcatcatcctcatgaTACTCATGTACATCTATGATTGTACAATCTTTTGCCAATGTGATTGGCTTCTTAGTCTCCTGCCAAGACAATCAACCCAACAATGAATACTTCAGGAAATTGttaatcatcttaattctagAAAATAGTACTTTAGGGAAATATTGGAGTTGCTTGTTGCTAACCTCATGTTCGGCCAATCTTGTACTAGGGTTATGTCCTAAAATTGAGTTCTTATCACAAGTTAAATCTTTCCTAAACACAGTGCAATTGACAAAGATTACATAACAATAAACAagagattcaaatcaaaccagaGATTAACCCTAAAAGATTCTAAATATTAACAGAATTACCTTTTGTTGACAACATTAGAGCGAAGGGTAGCTCCCATTATGTTGGGATTGACACTACCTAACGGCCTTCTTTGATTTTGATCTCTCTCCTTTACATTCTT contains:
- the LOC123215051 gene encoding G2/mitotic-specific cyclin-2-like, coding for MKEIMAGSKAPTPSLIAAGASSFQDVLRVGGEKNVKERDQNQRRPLGSVNPNIMGATLRSNVVNKRKDLTCDKNSILGHNPSTRLAEHEETKKPITLAKDCTIIDVHEYHEDDDDSDVGVPMCVRHTEAFLDEIDRMDVDEMEDFEDPIVDIDSRDSQNPLAVVEYVDDIYAFYSKSEISSCVYPNYMDNQADINEKMRAILIDWLIEVHYKFELMDETLFLTVNILDRFLEKQSVVRKKLQLVGMTAMLLACKYEEVSVPIVEDFVLISDNAYTRKEVLDMEKLMVNSLQFNLSVPTPYVFMRRFLKAAQSDRKLELLSFFNIELCLVEYDMIKFPPSLLAAAAIYTAQCSLYQFKEWTKTSQWHTNYSEDQLLECSRLMVTLHQKAGKGKLTGVYRKYCTSKFGYAAKIEPAQFLLDD